The Deferribacterota bacterium genome contains the following window.
TGTTTTGATTTTACTTTTCTACAATATATTGGAGTTGATATCGTAGTTGATGAGGATTTAGGGCCTTTAGTATTAGAAATTAATGCAAGACCTGGTTTAAATATTCAATTGGCTAATGCCTGTGGTTTAGAACCTAGGTTAAGATTAATTGATAGTTTAGATAATATACCTAATGATGCTGAAAAAAGGGTAAATATATCAAAGGATCTTTTTAAATAATTTATTTACAGGTTTTTAATAAAGACTATAATTAAAATTTAAATGCCAAGGAAACCAGAAATTTTTTATCTGTGTGTTTGTATTCATCTTCGGGTATAATATTTTGATATTCTACTATATAATTGAAGACAATTGATAAATGTTTATTTATTTTGAAATCTAGAGAAGATTCTGAGTCTACAAAATATCTATCTGTATTATTAAATGCTATATCATAACTAAATTCTTCGCTAAATTCTATATTTTTATATATGTTATATGTATATATAATTCTTAAAACATTATTAACATTTGATGAGTTAGGTTTTTCTTTAATACTTTCATATTCGTAGTTTAGTGAGTCTAATATTTGTAGATTATGCTTGTCAGTATCTATTAATGTATAACCTAAGCCAGGGCCTGCATAAGTTCTCGAGAGGGTTCCCGAAAATTCATCTCTCTTATAGTAGCCA
Protein-coding sequences here:
- a CDS encoding DUF481 domain-containing protein → MFKYLLIFLVILLCPQIYALDINFLPHWEKEGRISYASSSGNTDDDELSIRIKVNKPKGNDRFFSDLEYYLESEDGDETENELTINLRYEHTIRKKLFYFINGYYKRDEFSGTLSRTYAGPGLGYTLIDTDKHNLQILDSLNYEYESIKEKPNSSNVNNVLRIIYTYNIYKNIEFSEEFSYDIAFNNTDRYFVDSESSLDFKINKHLSIVFNYIVEYQNIIPEDEYKHTDKKFLVSLAFKF